One genomic window of Candidatus Bathyarchaeia archaeon includes the following:
- a CDS encoding DUF447 family protein, with protein sequence MNVFSDLGLMEGRIYEAIVSTYMPDNTPTASPMGITVSGDQLRIRPFKTSTLLLGLQHSRCGVVNFTLDPYLFYITAFKEKNPNGRVPRGLFEPARSVKAPRIKSSSLYLEFKVVELIAENERVQVCCQVTHGEAAANTPNPYCRGLFASIECIIHATRIREYIQEKRFDEVKKLLLLIKHYRGLIDRVSPSSVYSQIVDDVMRDVKRWRMTL encoded by the coding sequence ATGAACGTGTTCTCTGACCTCGGCTTAATGGAGGGCCGAATCTACGAAGCGATCGTCTCAACCTATATGCCGGATAATACACCGACGGCTTCCCCCATGGGGATAACGGTTTCCGGCGATCAGCTGCGCATCAGGCCCTTTAAAACCTCAACCCTTCTTTTAGGGTTACAGCACTCTAGATGCGGAGTGGTGAACTTTACCTTAGACCCATATCTTTTCTACATCACCGCTTTTAAGGAAAAGAATCCGAACGGAAGGGTGCCGAGGGGCTTATTTGAGCCCGCTCGATCTGTAAAAGCTCCAAGAATTAAATCTTCAAGTCTCTATTTAGAATTCAAGGTCGTGGAGCTCATTGCTGAAAACGAAAGGGTCCAGGTGTGCTGTCAAGTAACACACGGTGAGGCAGCCGCGAATACGCCAAACCCATATTGCAGGGGGTTATTCGCATCCATAGAATGCATAATCCACGCCACTAGGATACGAGAATACATCCAAGAGAAAAGGTTTGACGAGGTGAAAAAACTTCTACTCCTAATAAAGCATTATAGAGGCCTCATCGACAGAGTATCTCCCTCCTCGGTTTATTCTCAGATCGTCGATGACGTTATGCGGGACGTGAAGAGATGGAGGATGACTCTTTGA